Proteins encoded by one window of Cellvibrio sp. KY-GH-1:
- the motB gene encoding flagellar motor protein MotB gives MEKGATQQPIIIKKKKGHGHGHHGGSWKVALADFMTAMMAFFLLMWLLGSTSTEEQKAIAGYFQDPGSEYVVGEGGADLGLISQDQPLKQSQSDQPDNDQASDKEANKDQDKDMSEDQIKKEMEKIETQQLEELKKQLETEINSLDSVFQQIKDQILIDFTALGLRIQIVDKDQRPMFDVGSANLQPWSSDVLHALAPILNKVQNKISITGHTDSTPYGAGATYTNWELSADRANAARRALLEGTYPEAKVATVQGMGSAAPLLVDKPNEPINRRIAIIVLKKAVADALGSGVGIDSNSLMKSADPFSNPSPKILSPTEVDDAIDAQSAQ, from the coding sequence ATGGAAAAGGGCGCAACGCAACAACCCATAATCATCAAGAAAAAAAAGGGCCACGGCCATGGACACCATGGTGGTTCCTGGAAAGTGGCACTCGCCGATTTTATGACGGCGATGATGGCCTTCTTTTTGTTAATGTGGCTCTTGGGCAGTACCTCCACTGAAGAGCAAAAAGCCATTGCCGGATATTTTCAGGACCCGGGTAGCGAATATGTGGTCGGTGAAGGTGGTGCAGACCTGGGGCTGATCAGTCAGGATCAGCCCCTCAAGCAATCCCAATCCGATCAACCCGACAACGATCAAGCTAGTGATAAAGAGGCTAATAAAGATCAAGACAAGGATATGTCGGAAGATCAAATCAAAAAGGAAATGGAAAAAATTGAAACCCAGCAATTGGAAGAGTTGAAAAAACAATTGGAAACCGAAATTAATTCACTGGATTCGGTGTTCCAACAAATCAAAGACCAAATTCTTATCGACTTCACTGCACTGGGTTTGCGTATTCAAATCGTGGATAAAGATCAGCGCCCCATGTTCGACGTGGGTAGCGCAAATCTACAACCTTGGTCATCTGATGTACTGCATGCGCTTGCCCCTATTCTGAATAAGGTGCAAAACAAAATTAGCATCACCGGCCACACAGATTCAACGCCCTACGGTGCAGGTGCAACCTACACTAACTGGGAGTTGTCGGCAGACCGCGCCAACGCCGCGCGGCGCGCGTTGTTGGAAGGAACCTACCCCGAGGCCAAAGTTGCTACTGTACAGGGTATGGGTTCTGCTGCGCCGCTATTGGTTGATAAACCTAATGAACCGATTAATCGCCGCATTGCGATTATCGTGCTGAAAAAAGCGGTAGCTGATGCACTGGGTAGCGGGGTTGGAATTGATAGTAATAGCTTGATGAAAAGTGCTGATCCATTCAGTAATCCTTCGCCCAAAATTTTATCGCCCACAGAAGTGGATGACGCAATTGATGCACAAAGTGCACAGTAA
- a CDS encoding GTP-binding protein, with the protein MKKLSALVLFLSTCFSSAALQAQHTLTSLWMASDLPTPESVLFVADKKSPYLLVSLIDGEGAVADSKGGIARLAPDGSVLDKDWITGLNAPKGMAIVKNRLYVADINEVVVIDIKKQKILKKIPIANSVFLNDVTANSAGIVFVSDTRTHKVYRIEKDEATLYLDNINNANGLKAIGSNLLVGAGSELLIFGPDKARLTLAKGFAQGIDGVEMAKRGEFIVSCWPGLVYYVYADGKIQLLIDSQADKINTADIGFDATTNTLFVPNFFKNSVTAYHLQ; encoded by the coding sequence ATGAAAAAGCTATCGGCGCTAGTGTTATTCCTATCAACTTGTTTTTCTTCGGCGGCGCTTCAGGCGCAGCATACTCTGACATCTCTGTGGATGGCATCTGATTTACCTACCCCCGAATCGGTACTGTTTGTTGCCGATAAAAAGTCCCCCTATTTGTTAGTATCTCTGATTGATGGTGAGGGGGCGGTTGCAGACAGTAAAGGTGGAATTGCCCGCTTGGCGCCAGATGGTTCGGTGCTAGATAAGGACTGGATCACCGGTCTCAATGCACCTAAGGGGATGGCTATTGTAAAAAACCGGTTATATGTGGCGGATATTAACGAGGTTGTGGTTATTGATATTAAAAAACAAAAAATCCTTAAAAAAATCCCCATTGCCAATTCAGTATTTTTAAATGATGTAACGGCTAATTCTGCCGGAATAGTGTTTGTATCAGATACGCGGACCCATAAGGTTTATCGAATTGAAAAAGATGAAGCGACGCTTTATCTGGACAATATCAACAACGCCAACGGGCTTAAAGCGATAGGTTCGAATTTGTTAGTCGGCGCAGGATCTGAATTATTAATATTTGGTCCAGATAAAGCCCGCTTGACCCTCGCTAAAGGTTTTGCCCAGGGAATTGACGGGGTTGAGATGGCTAAGCGCGGTGAATTTATTGTGTCTTGCTGGCCCGGGTTGGTTTATTACGTTTATGCCGATGGCAAGATTCAGCTACTTATCGATTCGCAGGCAGACAAAATCAACACGGCTGATATAGGTTTTGATGCAACAACCAACACCTTATTCGTCCCTAACTTTTTCAAAAACTCCGTTACTGCCTACCATCTCCAGTAA
- the nagA gene encoding N-acetylglucosamine-6-phosphate deacetylase yields the protein MKQALVGARIFTGEEFLENQALIINGDAIEAVVPASDLSPDFVRVELSGGVLAPGFIDLQVNGGGGAFFTNNTSVDAIQTMLDGHRPTGTTSFLPTLISDTREVHQAGVRAVADAVAAGVKGVLGVHVEGPFFDMARRGAHNERYIRKMEQADIDWLAASVKAQHEFKVMLTLAPEHADAGQIKQLTSAGVVVCAGHTDGHYDDVVAALKEGLSGFTHLYNAMRPTTGREPGVVGAALEDTNSWCGIIIDTYHVHAASARIAYAAKPKGKMYLVTDAMSTVGSPEKSFQIYGETIYEKDGCLVNAEGRLAGSAIGMIDAVRLNTHWVGVELAESLRMASLYPAEFMQVDNYLGRIRANYRADLVHFTDDFKVTRTWIAGDMHTHN from the coding sequence ATGAAACAAGCGTTAGTCGGTGCACGAATTTTTACCGGCGAAGAATTTCTGGAAAACCAGGCATTAATTATCAATGGTGATGCTATTGAGGCAGTGGTGCCGGCAAGTGATTTGTCTCCTGATTTTGTGCGCGTGGAGTTAAGCGGCGGTGTGTTGGCACCGGGCTTTATCGATTTACAAGTGAATGGCGGTGGGGGGGCCTTTTTTACCAACAACACCAGTGTAGATGCCATTCAAACCATGCTCGATGGTCATCGCCCAACAGGCACCACTTCGTTTTTGCCAACCTTGATTAGCGATACACGTGAAGTGCATCAAGCGGGTGTTCGCGCTGTTGCCGATGCAGTGGCTGCAGGTGTGAAAGGCGTTTTGGGGGTGCATGTGGAAGGGCCATTTTTTGATATGGCGCGACGCGGTGCGCACAATGAGCGCTACATTCGCAAAATGGAACAGGCTGATATTGATTGGCTGGCTGCGTCTGTAAAAGCGCAACACGAATTTAAAGTCATGCTGACCCTCGCACCAGAACATGCTGATGCCGGGCAAATTAAACAATTAACGTCTGCGGGTGTCGTGGTGTGTGCAGGTCATACCGATGGTCATTACGATGATGTAGTTGCTGCCCTAAAAGAAGGTCTCTCCGGATTTACGCATTTGTATAACGCTATGCGTCCAACTACCGGTCGTGAACCGGGTGTTGTTGGTGCGGCGCTTGAAGATACGAATAGTTGGTGCGGCATTATTATTGATACTTATCACGTGCACGCAGCCTCTGCGCGCATTGCTTATGCGGCCAAGCCTAAAGGCAAAATGTATTTAGTGACTGATGCTATGTCGACGGTTGGATCGCCCGAGAAATCTTTCCAGATTTACGGCGAGACCATTTATGAAAAAGACGGTTGCCTGGTGAATGCAGAAGGGCGTTTGGCGGGCAGTGCAATCGGGATGATTGACGCGGTGCGTTTGAATACTCATTGGGTGGGTGTTGAACTTGCCGAAAGCTTGCGTATGGCATCGCTGTATCCTGCCGAGTTTATGCAGGTGGATAATTATCTTGGCCGTATTCGTGCAAATTATCGCGCTGATTTAGTTCATTTTACTGACGATTTTAAAGTGACTCGCACCTGGATTGCGGGTGATATGCATACTCACAATTAG
- the nagB gene encoding glucosamine-6-phosphate deaminase, whose translation MKVVILKDAAEVAKYGADIFIKQIKRKPDSVLGLATGSTPVALYKELIAAYQSGRVSFKNVSSFNLDEYLGLTGTHPQSYRYFMNQQLFDHIDIEKSQTAVPPGDAEDPFSACEQYEHNIKQKGGIDIQLLGIGRNGHIGFNEPSSSLMSRTRVKTLTRATIDDNARFFGPDEYQPHLSITMGIGTILESKKVVLLATGANKAEAIKATVEGPLTAACPASALQMHEHVVLVIDEAAASQLADVDFYKHIEMENQKLLERLGRD comes from the coding sequence ATGAAAGTTGTTATCCTGAAAGATGCCGCCGAAGTTGCTAAATACGGCGCTGATATTTTTATCAAACAAATTAAACGCAAACCTGATTCGGTATTGGGTTTGGCGACTGGTTCTACGCCGGTGGCTTTGTATAAAGAATTAATTGCTGCGTATCAGTCTGGTCGCGTGTCTTTCAAAAATGTGAGCAGTTTTAACCTGGACGAATATCTGGGTTTGACTGGCACTCATCCACAAAGCTATCGCTATTTTATGAATCAACAATTGTTTGATCATATCGACATCGAAAAATCGCAAACGGCAGTGCCACCAGGGGATGCAGAAGATCCGTTTTCAGCCTGCGAGCAGTACGAACACAATATCAAGCAAAAAGGCGGTATTGATATTCAATTACTGGGTATTGGTCGTAACGGGCATATTGGTTTTAACGAACCTTCGTCATCATTGATGTCGCGCACTCGCGTTAAAACCCTGACTCGCGCCACTATCGATGACAACGCGCGGTTCTTTGGCCCTGATGAGTATCAGCCGCATTTATCCATCACCATGGGTATTGGTACTATTCTCGAATCCAAAAAAGTAGTGCTATTGGCAACTGGTGCCAACAAAGCCGAGGCGATTAAAGCAACGGTAGAAGGCCCGTTAACAGCAGCCTGCCCAGCATCCGCGTTGCAAATGCATGAGCATGTGGTACTGGTGATTGATGAGGCTGCAGCATCGCAGTTGGCTGATGTGGATTTTTACAAACACATCGAAATGGAAAACCAAAAGCTGCTTGAGCGTTTAGGGCGAGATTAA
- the motA gene encoding flagellar motor stator protein MotA: MNIILGIIVLFACMLGGFILHGGNLLAIWQPTEILIICGASLGGMIVANPLSVSIGVVKSAGALMTPSKFKKSFYLEMLTLLYDILNKTRREGLMAIEGDIEEPDSSPIFANYPDILKDHHIVEFICDYLRIMVAGNMAPHELESLMEQELDGHHQEASLVPGAIQNAADGLPGFGIVAAVLGVVITMGKIGGPPAELGHSVAAALVGTLMGILFAYGIIGPFASYLNHKLRDESRAYECIKAVLVASMNGVPPQVAVEFGRKVLFHSVRPTFKELEEQYRASKK, from the coding sequence GTGAATATTATTTTGGGGATCATCGTCCTCTTCGCTTGTATGCTCGGCGGATTCATACTGCACGGCGGTAATTTGCTGGCAATCTGGCAGCCGACGGAAATTCTGATTATTTGCGGCGCATCACTGGGGGGGATGATTGTTGCAAACCCGCTCTCCGTAAGTATCGGTGTGGTGAAATCGGCCGGCGCACTCATGACACCTTCCAAGTTTAAAAAGTCCTTTTACCTGGAAATGCTGACCCTGCTCTATGACATTCTCAACAAGACACGCCGGGAAGGTTTAATGGCCATCGAGGGTGATATCGAGGAACCCGACTCCAGCCCGATATTTGCGAATTATCCTGACATTCTGAAAGACCATCATATCGTTGAGTTTATCTGCGACTATCTGCGCATTATGGTGGCGGGCAATATGGCGCCCCATGAACTGGAGTCGTTGATGGAACAGGAATTGGACGGACATCACCAGGAGGCATCGTTGGTGCCGGGGGCGATTCAAAACGCAGCCGACGGTTTACCCGGATTCGGTATCGTTGCGGCGGTACTGGGGGTGGTAATCACCATGGGTAAGATCGGTGGCCCACCTGCAGAATTGGGGCACTCGGTGGCGGCAGCATTGGTGGGGACCTTGATGGGTATTTTGTTTGCCTACGGCATCATCGGCCCCTTCGCTAGTTATTTGAATCACAAGCTGCGCGATGAATCGCGTGCGTATGAGTGTATTAAAGCGGTGTTGGTTGCGTCCATGAACGGTGTTCCTCCGCAAGTCGCTGTTGAGTTCGGTCGTAAAGTGTTGTTCCACAGCGTTCGTCCTACTTTCAAAGAGTTGGAAGAACAATATCGCGCAAGCAAGAAATAA
- a CDS encoding two-component regulator propeller domain-containing protein yields the protein MSSQSFWMFIVLSLYGGIFRRVQLANLVVLLMVPAWVSAKPANADVSTPHYSFSHVLPDQVAAIGYINSIAQDADGFMWFGGANGLARYDGYQVRIYRKEDDNSRSLSHSYVNDIFLDADGNLWIATRKGINRYDADADSFTRFEVHHDAQTAVNADNIMEIEQTGDGLLWLGTQGGFFRFDVQQQQFKGYSFGGDAQDDWVYALVKDNQGMLWLGHQKRGVIRFDPASETMRAYGKDEGLMFLDVRELHVDSANNLWAGSYGGGLFMLDTARERFVAVKHDTLEKSAVVWSVLEDRQHNLWIGDGSAVYVRAPGTTHFARFSYDESEQGSPGNYVVNELFEDAAGDIWLGFFPSGVDVVDRHASVFNNYRYRAGNPNSITEGGVLSAVKDAAGKLWIGAGYGLNHFDPITEQFTRYQYDPNNQQGLNGNTVLSLAQDESTHSLWLGILAGGLNRLDLVTGKFTHYLPDKNNPDAIRGREPWSVARDNQGYLWIATEEGLNRFDPRTGKFRYYLPPSEMLDGAQVLYSRVVYVDRQNRVWVGTITGLYLFDPVSEQFVKRYRHQDGDLSSLGTDFVFVLYEDSRGNFWVGGDGGGLGLLDRDTGKFTTLTSKDGLVDDVIAGIIEDDQGYIWLGTQKGLSRFDYTNKQFRNFDKRHGLGDNLFNRNAPVKLNSGKLFFGNSKGFVTFDPAAISTNQIRPSVVLTDLFVLNKPVEVGPDNSLLNKSLNRTGEIHLTHQDSVITFQFAALNFQMSEENQYAYRLIGFDADWIQAGNKRTATYTNLDAGTYIFEVTAANNDGIWSDKRARLTIHVSPPPWRSGWAYILYALFALLLLLWFLRIQRMRLRYERQQVEQERSLVRRLQQVDKLKDEFLANTSHELRTPLNGIIGLAESLLDGASGQLPSQAQYSLRLIAASGQRLSALVNDILDFSKLKNQSIALHKKPIDLRVLVDVVITLSRPLVGVKKIQLNNYIPSDLPAIYADEDRLLQILHNLIGNAVKFTHEGSVNVFAEVKDDQIRVQIADTGIGIPSEHLSDIFQAFHQVDSRIERAYGGTGLGLSITKQLVELHGGTISVESTPEQGSVFSVMLPMSLELPGESLELSTPEASAELVEQIVLDQPDSQVRTDDATYQGHILVVDDDSINRRVLVSHLALRNFRVTEASSGEEAIALVEQLGDVDLVLLDIMMPKMSGYETCKRLRESYRAYELPIIFLTARNQTHDLVMGFEVGANDYLSKPISKEELLARVDTHLQLYSATQYLDKKVAERTEELRKKNEGLRQAQQELQIAYRKLEEASLSDPLTGLHNRRFLNKSIGVDLALVDREYKNWHDSNHGRSEDSIFWPPPRDHDLIFLLLDVDHFKTVNDTYGHAAGDKVLDQLSRLLEEALRDSDYLVRWGGEEFLIVARFCSRAEAPEMAERIRQAVTNYSFDIGDGIHLHKTVSLGFAIYPFYQQEPDALSWEQVVNIADRALYVAKKAGRDCWVGFNSRLSDAPAENPLQEGKLPALIASGALDLQASRDITPEQL from the coding sequence GTGAGTTCGCAGAGCTTTTGGATGTTTATTGTGCTCTCCCTATATGGGGGAATCTTCCGCCGGGTCCAGTTGGCTAACTTGGTGGTTTTGCTGATGGTGCCAGCTTGGGTAAGCGCGAAGCCGGCAAACGCAGACGTTAGCACTCCGCATTATTCATTTAGTCACGTACTCCCCGATCAGGTAGCCGCTATCGGCTATATCAATTCAATTGCTCAGGATGCCGACGGTTTTATGTGGTTTGGCGGGGCGAATGGGCTTGCTCGCTATGACGGTTATCAGGTGCGAATCTATCGCAAGGAGGACGATAACTCTCGCAGCCTCAGCCACAGTTACGTCAACGATATTTTCCTGGATGCTGACGGCAACCTCTGGATTGCCACGCGCAAAGGCATTAACCGCTATGACGCAGATGCGGATAGTTTTACGCGTTTTGAGGTGCATCACGACGCACAAACAGCAGTAAACGCCGATAACATTATGGAGATAGAGCAAACCGGCGATGGCTTGTTGTGGTTGGGAACACAAGGCGGCTTTTTTCGGTTTGATGTCCAGCAGCAGCAATTCAAAGGCTATTCCTTTGGTGGTGATGCCCAAGACGATTGGGTGTACGCCCTGGTGAAAGACAATCAAGGCATGCTCTGGCTCGGGCACCAAAAGCGCGGGGTGATCCGCTTTGATCCTGCATCAGAAACCATGCGAGCTTACGGCAAAGACGAAGGTCTGATGTTTCTGGACGTTCGTGAGCTCCACGTAGATTCTGCAAATAACCTTTGGGCAGGCAGTTATGGTGGTGGCCTGTTTATGCTGGACACAGCACGTGAGCGCTTTGTAGCAGTCAAACACGACACCCTTGAGAAAAGTGCGGTGGTCTGGTCGGTACTGGAAGATCGCCAACATAACTTGTGGATCGGTGATGGCAGTGCAGTCTACGTTCGCGCACCGGGTACAACTCATTTTGCGCGCTTTAGTTACGACGAATCCGAGCAGGGGTCTCCCGGCAACTACGTAGTCAACGAGCTGTTTGAAGATGCAGCCGGAGACATTTGGCTCGGCTTTTTTCCGTCTGGCGTTGACGTGGTCGATCGTCACGCGTCTGTCTTTAATAATTACCGATATCGCGCTGGTAACCCAAATTCAATCACCGAGGGCGGGGTGCTTTCTGCGGTTAAGGATGCGGCGGGCAAGCTTTGGATTGGCGCAGGTTATGGGTTGAACCATTTCGACCCCATCACCGAACAGTTTACTCGCTATCAATACGATCCCAACAACCAGCAGGGATTGAATGGCAACACTGTGTTATCGCTGGCACAGGATGAATCCACTCACTCGCTTTGGCTTGGAATTCTTGCCGGAGGGTTAAACCGACTGGATTTGGTTACCGGTAAATTTACCCATTACTTGCCTGATAAAAACAACCCGGATGCCATTCGCGGGCGCGAGCCTTGGTCAGTGGCGCGCGACAATCAGGGTTATCTCTGGATTGCAACCGAAGAGGGTTTGAATCGCTTCGATCCGCGCACGGGAAAGTTTCGCTATTACTTGCCGCCGTCGGAAATGTTGGATGGTGCACAGGTACTCTATTCTCGCGTTGTGTATGTTGATCGTCAAAATCGTGTATGGGTAGGCACTATCACAGGCCTATATTTGTTTGATCCGGTCAGCGAGCAATTTGTTAAACGCTATCGTCATCAAGATGGCGACCTCTCCAGCTTGGGTACTGATTTTGTATTCGTCCTCTATGAAGATAGTCGCGGAAATTTTTGGGTAGGCGGTGACGGAGGTGGTTTGGGGTTGTTGGATCGCGATACTGGAAAATTTACCACGCTCACCAGCAAAGATGGGTTAGTCGATGACGTAATCGCTGGGATTATCGAAGATGATCAGGGATACATCTGGCTCGGAACGCAAAAAGGGTTGTCGCGCTTTGATTACACTAACAAACAGTTTCGCAACTTCGATAAGCGCCACGGGCTCGGCGATAACCTGTTTAACCGCAACGCGCCGGTGAAATTAAATTCAGGCAAATTATTTTTTGGCAACAGCAAAGGTTTTGTGACCTTTGACCCCGCGGCTATCAGTACAAATCAAATTCGTCCTTCAGTCGTGCTCACTGACCTGTTTGTGTTGAATAAACCCGTGGAAGTGGGGCCCGACAACTCACTCTTGAACAAGTCCCTTAATCGCACGGGGGAAATTCACTTAACGCATCAAGATTCAGTTATTACGTTCCAATTTGCGGCGCTCAATTTTCAAATGAGCGAAGAAAACCAATATGCTTACCGACTAATTGGATTTGATGCAGATTGGATTCAGGCCGGTAACAAGCGCACGGCAACCTACACTAACCTGGATGCAGGCACCTATATTTTTGAAGTTACGGCCGCGAATAACGACGGTATTTGGAGTGATAAACGCGCGCGTCTGACGATCCATGTGTCGCCACCTCCCTGGCGCAGCGGTTGGGCTTATATTCTTTACGCGTTGTTCGCGTTGCTGCTATTGCTCTGGTTTTTACGTATTCAGCGCATGCGGTTGCGTTACGAGCGACAACAAGTAGAGCAAGAGCGCTCGTTGGTTCGCCGTTTGCAACAAGTGGATAAACTAAAAGACGAATTCCTTGCAAATACTTCACACGAGTTGCGCACGCCATTGAATGGCATTATTGGTTTAGCCGAATCCTTGCTCGATGGTGCAAGCGGGCAGCTTCCTTCACAAGCCCAGTACAGCTTGCGGTTGATTGCGGCAAGTGGCCAACGACTTTCGGCGTTGGTAAACGACATCCTCGATTTTTCAAAATTAAAAAACCAGAGCATTGCCTTACACAAAAAGCCAATTGACTTGCGTGTTTTGGTTGATGTGGTAATTACGCTATCCAGGCCGCTGGTCGGTGTTAAAAAAATTCAACTTAACAATTATATTCCCAGTGATTTGCCAGCGATTTACGCCGATGAAGATCGCTTGCTACAAATTTTGCATAATCTAATTGGCAACGCGGTTAAGTTTACTCACGAGGGTAGTGTTAACGTTTTTGCCGAAGTAAAAGATGACCAGATTCGCGTACAAATTGCAGATACGGGCATTGGGATTCCCAGCGAACATTTGTCTGACATCTTTCAGGCTTTTCATCAGGTTGATAGTCGCATTGAACGCGCATACGGCGGTACAGGTTTGGGCCTGTCGATCACCAAACAATTAGTGGAGCTGCATGGCGGGACTATTAGCGTAGAGTCGACCCCGGAGCAGGGGTCGGTTTTTAGTGTAATGCTTCCTATGTCATTAGAGTTGCCGGGCGAATCGCTAGAACTCAGTACACCCGAGGCCTCGGCAGAGCTGGTAGAACAAATCGTCTTGGACCAGCCCGATTCTCAGGTGCGAACCGATGATGCAACTTATCAAGGCCACATTCTCGTGGTCGATGATGACTCGATAAATCGCAGGGTACTTGTCAGTCATTTGGCCTTACGTAATTTCCGTGTCACGGAGGCCTCCAGTGGCGAAGAAGCGATCGCATTAGTTGAGCAGCTCGGCGATGTAGATTTGGTGTTGCTGGATATCATGATGCCGAAGATGTCCGGCTATGAAACCTGTAAGCGGTTACGGGAATCCTATCGTGCTTATGAATTGCCAATTATTTTTCTCACGGCGCGCAATCAGACCCATGATTTGGTAATGGGTTTTGAAGTGGGCGCGAATGACTACCTCAGTAAGCCAATTTCAAAAGAAGAGTTGCTCGCGCGCGTAGATACGCATCTTCAACTTTATAGTGCTACTCAGTATCTTGATAAAAAAGTGGCTGAGCGCACGGAAGAGTTGCGCAAGAAAAATGAAGGGTTGCGGCAAGCACAACAGGAATTACAAATCGCTTATCGCAAGTTGGAGGAGGCGAGTTTGTCCGATCCGTTAACGGGATTGCACAACCGCCGGTTCCTTAACAAATCGATTGGTGTTGATTTGGCATTGGTCGATCGCGAATATAAAAATTGGCATGATTCAAATCATGGGCGCAGTGAAGATTCCATTTTCTGGCCACCACCGCGTGATCATGATCTGATTTTTCTGTTGTTGGACGTGGATCATTTTAAAACAGTAAATGATACCTATGGCCATGCGGCTGGGGACAAGGTGCTCGATCAACTCAGCCGTCTATTGGAAGAGGCATTGCGCGATTCAGATTATTTGGTGCGCTGGGGTGGGGAAGAATTTTTAATTGTGGCGCGCTTTTGCTCGCGAGCAGAGGCGCCGGAAATGGCTGAGCGCATTCGTCAGGCGGTAACCAATTATTCGTTTGATATTGGCGACGGCATTCATTTGCATAAAACCGTATCCTTGGGATTCGCAATTTATCCGTTCTATCAACAAGAGCCGGACGCGTTGAGCTGGGAGCAGGTAGTCAATATCGCTGACCGCGCCCTTTATGTTGCTAAAAAGGCCGGGCGCGATTGTTGGGTTGGATTCAATAGTCGTTTGAGTGATGCGCCAGCCGAAAATCCGTTGCAAGAAGGCAAATTACCGGCGTTAATCGCCAGCGGTGCTCTGGATTTACAGGCATCGCGCGATATTACTCCCGAACAACTTTAG
- a CDS encoding DUF1244 domain-containing protein, translated as MKPEDLSPEQQQALEAATFRRLLAHLDSRKDVQNIDLMNLAGFCRNCLSKWYVAAAEEGDIQLDYESVRARVYGMPYPEWKDKYQLEATSAQLNSFQQIMDKKD; from the coding sequence ATGAAACCTGAAGACCTTTCCCCGGAGCAACAACAAGCATTGGAAGCAGCCACCTTCCGTCGTTTACTCGCGCACCTGGATAGCCGCAAAGATGTACAGAATATTGACCTGATGAACCTTGCCGGCTTTTGTCGCAATTGTCTCAGCAAATGGTATGTCGCCGCCGCCGAAGAGGGAGACATCCAATTAGATTACGAATCTGTACGTGCCCGCGTCTATGGTATGCCCTACCCGGAATGGAAAGATAAATACCAACTGGAAGCTACCAGCGCACAGCTCAATAGCTTCCAGCAAATAATGGACAAGAAAGACTAG
- a CDS encoding LacI family DNA-binding transcriptional regulator codes for MKTSADKHAPKAKATIKDVAKLAGVSFKTVSRVINKEGTVGQELQDKVMQAVKALNYQPNLSARLLRGAASSIGFIYDNPNSNYVIDMQKGILGECRRQGYELVIHPCDSKAEDIIDEVLNMVDRSQVGGLVLTPPMSEMPDVLTALGKRKIPFVRILSGAQAPDKKGPCIFIDDRTAAYKITQYLIDLGHKAIAFLGGEEAHKSSGERLEGYKAALKANKITLDKKLILPGEYSFESGVKRTRQLLASNLKPTAVFACNDEIAAGTLFAARIQGVDVPQQLSIVGFEDSPFSRQAWPNLTTAQQPNPTIAERATFLLIETIRAQRTVESEGFYPQLIVRDSTCPAPSKR; via the coding sequence ATGAAGACCAGTGCCGACAAACACGCCCCCAAAGCCAAAGCCACCATTAAAGACGTAGCGAAGCTGGCCGGAGTCTCCTTTAAGACCGTATCGCGCGTTATCAACAAAGAGGGTACTGTTGGCCAGGAGCTACAAGACAAGGTAATGCAGGCAGTGAAAGCCCTGAATTACCAACCCAACCTGTCAGCGCGCCTGTTGCGCGGGGCGGCCTCCTCCATCGGCTTTATCTACGACAACCCCAACAGTAACTACGTGATCGATATGCAAAAGGGGATTCTGGGCGAATGCCGACGTCAGGGTTACGAACTGGTTATTCACCCCTGCGATTCCAAAGCGGAAGATATTATTGATGAAGTGCTAAATATGGTGGACCGCAGTCAAGTGGGCGGCCTCGTATTAACCCCACCCATGTCGGAAATGCCCGATGTGCTAACCGCACTGGGTAAACGCAAAATTCCGTTTGTGCGCATTCTCTCCGGCGCACAAGCACCCGATAAAAAAGGCCCGTGTATTTTCATCGACGACCGCACGGCCGCTTACAAGATTACCCAATACCTGATCGACCTGGGCCACAAAGCCATCGCCTTTTTGGGCGGTGAAGAAGCACATAAATCCAGCGGTGAGCGCTTGGAGGGCTACAAGGCCGCACTCAAAGCCAACAAAATTACACTCGACAAGAAACTGATTTTACCGGGCGAATATTCATTTGAATCCGGCGTAAAACGCACTCGCCAATTGCTCGCGTCCAATTTAAAACCCACCGCCGTGTTCGCCTGTAACGACGAAATCGCTGCAGGTACTTTATTTGCCGCGCGTATTCAGGGCGTAGACGTACCGCAACAATTATCCATCGTCGGGTTCGAAGACAGCCCCTTCTCCCGTCAAGCCTGGCCTAATTTAACCACCGCCCAACAACCCAACCCCACCATCGCCGAGCGCGCGACGTTTTTATTAATTGAAACTATACGCGCACAACGCACCGTAGAGAGTGAAGGTTTTTATCCACAACTCATTGTGCGCGATTCTACTTGCCCGGCGCCGAGTAAACGTTGA